The proteins below come from a single Natranaerofaba carboxydovora genomic window:
- a CDS encoding 4Fe-4S dicluster domain-containing protein produces MGKKYRVPSSLTIMNALEYAGYKLIRGCGCRAGFCGACGTVYRTPETTDLKVGLACQTKVEEGMYLTQIPFFPAQRANYNIDELEPTGQQIAELYPEIMRCLGCNSCTKVCPQDLKVMKCISHVLRGDITKAADESFDCLMCGLCTSRCPAHSVQYNVTLLARRLYGKYIAPPAKHLADRVKEIEDGKYDKELEELMNASTDELKEKYNNRDMEK; encoded by the coding sequence ATGGGTAAAAAATATAGGGTTCCATCATCTTTAACTATTATGAACGCCCTTGAGTATGCAGGATATAAGCTGATAAGAGGGTGTGGCTGTAGAGCAGGATTCTGTGGAGCGTGTGGTACAGTTTATAGAACTCCGGAGACTACAGACCTAAAAGTTGGTCTTGCCTGTCAGACTAAAGTTGAAGAAGGAATGTATTTGACACAGATCCCTTTCTTTCCGGCTCAAAGAGCAAACTATAACATTGATGAGCTAGAGCCAACAGGACAGCAGATAGCTGAATTGTACCCAGAGATAATGAGATGTTTGGGTTGTAATTCCTGTACTAAAGTTTGTCCTCAGGATCTTAAAGTTATGAAGTGTATCTCTCACGTGTTAAGAGGGGATATTACAAAAGCTGCAGATGAGTCATTCGATTGTTTGATGTGTGGACTTTGTACTTCAAGATGTCCTGCTCATTCGGTACAGTACAATGTTACACTTCTCGCTCGTCGCTTATATGGAAAATATATTGCACCACCAGCTAAACATCTAGCTGACAGAGTTAAAGAGATAGAAGATGGCAAATACGACAAAGAACTAGAAGAGCTGATGAATGCTAGTACTGACGAATTGAAAGAAAAGTACAACAATAGAGACATGGAGAAATAA
- a CDS encoding 2'-5' RNA ligase family protein has translation MKQDLNDMLFLVAIPRGKLLKTSRQLQEKLNNKFQLYRDKLPPLHVTIERLNIDDEEKYIRAVNIIDSICDVTEPFEVTVNGFSFFEPPYKSINLNVSATDPIKSLSEKLNVELRKEGFTDRKFDENWHFHISLVNMVFADREWSENEFEEAKLMIQNWKLDLTCKVEWLELWRPKYNPRLVIEDFFPLGHKVNV, from the coding sequence ATGAAGCAGGATTTGAATGATATGTTGTTTTTGGTAGCTATCCCCAGGGGAAAACTTTTAAAAACGTCAAGACAGCTTCAGGAAAAATTAAATAATAAATTTCAATTATATAGGGATAAATTACCTCCTCTACATGTTACAATTGAACGATTAAATATCGATGATGAAGAGAAGTATATAAGAGCTGTAAATATAATTGATTCAATTTGTGATGTAACTGAGCCTTTTGAAGTTACAGTTAACGGGTTTAGTTTTTTTGAACCACCTTATAAATCTATAAATTTGAATGTTAGTGCTACTGATCCAATAAAAAGTTTGTCTGAAAAGTTAAATGTAGAGCTTAGAAAAGAAGGTTTTACTGATAGGAAGTTTGATGAAAATTGGCATTTTCATATTAGTCTGGTTAATATGGTCTTCGCTGATAGGGAATGGAGCGAAAATGAATTTGAAGAAGCTAAATTAATGATACAAAATTGGAAGCTAGATTTAACCTGTAAAGTAGAATGGTTAGAACTCTGGCGGCCCAAGTACAATCCGCGTTTAGTAATAGAAGATTTCTTTCCTTTAGGTCACAAAGTAAACGTATGA
- a CDS encoding FAD-binding protein: MSYTPYMRELIKKVEATRKDRVGKDYPRMTPEEKEDVLSNNHPDYIQDQFRGAKIGQNEGDDFPHELCDQLEAYPRINPNDFDIDKMSVDYDVDVFIVGGGGAGASAALMADKEGANVLLATKLRFGDANTMMAQGGIQGADKPNDSPSIHYLDILGGGHYSNYPELVRALVNDAPIALKWLEDLGVMFDKDEEGNMSTRHGGGTSRKRMHSARDYTGAEIMRTLRDEVYNSNVNIIEFSPVVELIMDDKGRAAGALLLNLETQQYEVVKAKTIIIATGGLGRLHTQGFPTTNHYGATADGLVLAYRTGAKLAFMNTIQYHPTGAAYPEQLEGLLITEKVRGLGAVPVNIDGEMFVYHLETRDVEASAFIRECKKGKGITTPSGMQGVWLDSPIIEETHGKGTIDKELPAMVRQFERFGIDIKKDPILVYPTLHYQNGGVLINEHGESSVENLFVAGEAAGGIHGSNRLMGNSLLDVVVYGRRAGEFAAKKSKDIDNDNAKFTLNHVENYIEELKSAGIETDRKAPLLLPDYTKRAETAK, from the coding sequence ATGAGTTATACCCCGTATATGAGAGAACTGATTAAAAAAGTTGAAGCTACAAGGAAAGACAGAGTAGGGAAAGACTATCCAAGAATGACACCAGAAGAAAAAGAAGATGTTCTGTCAAATAACCATCCTGACTATATACAAGATCAATTTAGAGGAGCAAAAATTGGTCAAAATGAAGGAGACGATTTTCCTCACGAGTTATGTGACCAGTTAGAAGCTTATCCTAGAATAAATCCAAATGATTTTGATATCGATAAAATGAGTGTAGATTATGATGTTGATGTATTTATTGTTGGTGGTGGTGGTGCTGGGGCTTCTGCTGCTTTAATGGCTGATAAGGAAGGAGCTAATGTATTACTAGCTACTAAGCTTAGATTCGGTGATGCTAATACTATGATGGCTCAGGGTGGTATTCAGGGAGCTGACAAACCAAATGACTCCCCTTCTATACATTATCTAGATATTTTGGGTGGGGGGCATTATTCAAACTATCCCGAACTTGTTAGAGCTCTAGTAAACGATGCCCCTATTGCACTAAAGTGGCTAGAAGATCTAGGAGTTATGTTTGACAAAGATGAAGAAGGGAATATGAGCACCAGGCATGGTGGTGGTACTTCAAGAAAGAGGATGCACTCTGCAAGGGACTACACGGGCGCTGAGATAATGAGGACACTAAGAGATGAAGTATACAATAGCAATGTTAATATCATTGAATTTAGCCCGGTAGTTGAACTAATAATGGATGATAAAGGTAGAGCTGCTGGTGCACTTTTATTAAACTTAGAGACGCAGCAATATGAAGTAGTCAAAGCTAAAACTATAATCATCGCAACAGGAGGACTTGGAAGACTTCATACACAAGGGTTCCCAACAACAAACCATTACGGAGCTACAGCTGACGGACTAGTACTAGCTTATAGAACAGGAGCCAAATTAGCATTCATGAATACTATTCAGTACCACCCAACTGGAGCAGCTTACCCAGAACAGCTAGAAGGACTTCTAATAACAGAGAAAGTTAGAGGTTTAGGCGCTGTACCAGTAAACATTGATGGTGAGATGTTTGTTTATCACCTTGAAACAAGAGACGTAGAAGCATCTGCATTTATTCGGGAATGTAAAAAAGGTAAAGGGATCACCACTCCTTCAGGAATGCAGGGAGTTTGGTTAGACTCGCCAATTATTGAGGAAACTCATGGCAAAGGAACAATTGATAAAGAACTACCAGCTATGGTAAGACAGTTCGAAAGATTTGGAATTGATATCAAAAAAGATCCCATCTTAGTCTATCCAACTCTTCACTATCAAAATGGTGGCGTGTTGATTAACGAGCATGGAGAAAGCTCCGTTGAAAACTTATTTGTAGCAGGTGAAGCAGCAGGTGGTATACATGGCTCAAATCGTCTAATGGGCAATTCCCTATTAGATGTTGTAGTATATGGTAGAAGAGCAGGAGAATTTGCTGCTAAAAAATCAAAAGATATTGATAACGACAATGCTAAATTTACACTAAATCATGTTGAAAATTATATAGAGGAATTGAAATCAGCAGGAATTGAGACAGATAGAAAAGCTCCTCTATTGCTCCCTGATTACACTAAAAGGGCTGAAACTGCAAAGTAA
- the sucD gene encoding succinate--CoA ligase subunit alpha: MAILVNADTRLCIQGITGHQGSFHRGQMKDYGTKIVAGVSPGKGGKEVEGVPVFNTVAKAREKTACNASIIFVPAPFCKDAAFEAIDAGIELVVIISEHIPVQDAMEVMAFARERGSTVVGPNTFGVITPGQCKVGIMPNRYYRPGEVGVVARSGTLSYQIVGDMTLNGIGQSTVVGLGGDRVVGCEFIDMLELFEQEPNTRAIVMIGEIGGTREEEAARYIKEKMKKPVFAYIAGKSSPPGKRMGHAGAIIEGNKGTFESKVTALGEAGVQVAEMPWQLIDMLKKEL, from the coding sequence ATGGCAATTCTGGTTAATGCTGATACTAGGCTATGTATACAGGGGATTACTGGTCACCAGGGCAGTTTTCACAGAGGCCAGATGAAAGATTATGGTACCAAAATTGTGGCTGGTGTATCTCCTGGAAAAGGCGGAAAAGAGGTTGAAGGAGTTCCTGTTTTCAATACGGTAGCAAAAGCAAGGGAGAAGACAGCATGCAATGCTTCAATAATATTTGTTCCTGCCCCTTTCTGTAAAGATGCTGCCTTTGAGGCAATAGATGCAGGAATAGAGTTAGTAGTTATTATATCAGAACATATTCCAGTTCAAGATGCAATGGAAGTAATGGCCTTTGCCAGAGAAAGAGGATCAACAGTAGTTGGTCCAAACACCTTTGGTGTTATTACACCAGGTCAGTGCAAAGTAGGAATTATGCCTAACAGATATTATAGACCAGGAGAAGTAGGAGTTGTTGCGAGGAGCGGTACTCTTAGCTACCAAATAGTAGGCGATATGACATTAAATGGGATAGGGCAAAGCACAGTTGTTGGACTTGGCGGAGATAGGGTAGTTGGATGCGAATTTATTGATATGCTTGAACTGTTTGAACAAGAGCCTAATACTAGAGCTATTGTTATGATTGGAGAGATAGGTGGTACAAGAGAAGAAGAAGCTGCTAGATATATTAAAGAGAAGATGAAAAAGCCAGTTTTTGCTTATATCGCAGGCAAAAGCTCACCTCCAGGTAAACGAATGGGACACGCCGGAGCCATTATCGAAGGTAATAAAGGGACTTTTGAGTCAAAAGTAACTGCCCTTGGAGAGGCCGGTGTACAGGTAGCTGAAATGCCGTGGCAGCTGATAGATATGCTTAAAAAAGAGTTATAA
- a CDS encoding Fe-S-containing hydro-lyase, translating to MSDVKRISAPLTDDDIKNLKAGDRVIIDGKVLTGRDAAHKRLVELIDKGEDLPVDLKGQIIYYVGPTPTKPGDVIGAAGPTTSGRMDAYTPQVLKEGVKAIIGKGARSQAVKDSLKENNAVYLAAIGGAAAKIKDSIKSCDIIAYEDLGPEAIRHLEVDEFPVVVVNDAYGNDLYEKGREEYEVK from the coding sequence ATGAGTGATGTTAAAAGAATTTCAGCTCCTTTAACTGATGATGATATCAAAAACTTAAAGGCTGGAGATAGAGTGATAATTGATGGTAAGGTTTTGACTGGTAGAGATGCAGCCCATAAAAGATTGGTAGAGTTAATAGATAAAGGGGAAGATCTACCAGTTGACCTAAAAGGCCAGATTATCTACTATGTTGGACCAACTCCAACTAAGCCTGGTGATGTTATTGGTGCTGCTGGACCGACCACTAGCGGTAGGATGGATGCTTATACCCCTCAGGTACTTAAAGAAGGAGTGAAAGCAATTATTGGAAAAGGAGCAAGGTCTCAGGCAGTTAAAGATTCCTTAAAAGAAAATAATGCAGTGTATCTAGCTGCTATCGGTGGTGCTGCAGCTAAGATAAAGGACAGCATTAAAAGTTGTGATATAATAGCTTATGAAGACTTAGGTCCAGAAGCTATAAGGCATTTAGAGGTAGATGAATTCCCTGTTGTAGTAGTAAATGATGCTTATGGTAATGACCTTTATGAAAAAGGAAGAGAAGAATACGAAGTTAAGTAA
- a CDS encoding fumarate hydratase encodes MREIDVSEVKETVKKLCIDSNLYLGDDVLKAFKEGLEKEESPAGKDVLEQLIENAQIAKDNDVPMCQDTGYTVIFLEVGQDVKFTGGELKEAINQGVREGYEEGYLRKSVVKDPIDRVNTGDNTPAIIHTDIVSGDKVKITIAPKGGGSENMSALKMLKPSDGREGVIDFVVDTVNKAGPNPCPPIVVGVGVGGTFEKVAYLAKKALTRPIGDSHPDKEYSEMEKEILERVNKLGIGPQGFGGRVTALDVNIEKHPAHIASMPVAVNINCHAARHLEKTI; translated from the coding sequence ATGAGAGAAATCGATGTTTCTGAAGTAAAAGAAACGGTGAAGAAGTTGTGTATCGATTCAAATCTCTATCTAGGTGACGATGTACTAAAAGCCTTTAAAGAGGGCTTGGAGAAGGAAGAGTCACCTGCAGGTAAGGATGTGTTGGAGCAGTTGATCGAAAATGCCCAGATTGCCAAAGACAACGATGTACCAATGTGTCAGGATACTGGGTATACTGTTATTTTCTTAGAAGTAGGACAGGATGTTAAATTTACTGGCGGCGAATTAAAAGAAGCTATTAACCAGGGAGTTAGAGAAGGTTATGAAGAAGGTTACTTAAGAAAGTCCGTAGTTAAAGATCCAATTGATAGAGTTAATACAGGTGATAACACACCTGCTATTATCCACACTGATATCGTTTCTGGTGACAAAGTCAAAATTACTATTGCCCCAAAAGGTGGCGGTAGCGAGAACATGAGTGCTTTGAAGATGCTTAAACCATCAGATGGTAGAGAAGGCGTTATTGACTTTGTTGTAGATACAGTAAACAAAGCTGGACCAAACCCATGTCCACCTATAGTTGTAGGTGTTGGTGTTGGCGGGACTTTTGAAAAAGTTGCATATCTTGCAAAGAAGGCACTGACCAGACCTATTGGAGACAGTCACCCTGATAAAGAGTACAGCGAAATGGAAAAAGAGATTTTAGAAAGAGTAAACAAGTTAGGAATTGGACCTCAAGGATTTGGAGGGCGAGTTACCGCTTTAGATGTAAATATTGAAAAACACCCTGCGCATATTGCAAGTATGCCGGTAGCTGTGAATATTAACTGCCATGCTGCAAGGCACTTAGAGAAAACAATTTAA
- a CDS encoding DUF2225 domain-containing protein: protein MENEVLYDKKYTCPLCESKFTTKKTRPSRLKVIRQDEDFYKQYEGVNPNYYLVNICPSCGYAFTDNFGKLTPEKVEIIKTNVTDKWTERDFGVIRDWNMALESFKLGFLCGKLKEENLNVLAGLLLHIAWLYREAEDEQNELRFIENARDFYLEVYEKDTSGDINLARLLYLLGELEKRLGNEKKAVTWFSRIVNDKKISDAGIIRMARDRWQELRAKKGRGDEN, encoded by the coding sequence ATGGAAAATGAAGTTCTTTATGATAAGAAATATACTTGCCCATTATGTGAAAGTAAATTTACAACTAAAAAAACAAGACCAAGCAGGCTAAAAGTTATTAGGCAGGATGAAGATTTTTATAAACAGTATGAAGGAGTAAACCCTAACTATTATTTGGTTAATATATGTCCGAGCTGTGGTTATGCATTTACAGATAATTTTGGCAAATTAACCCCTGAAAAAGTTGAAATTATTAAAACTAATGTAACTGACAAATGGACAGAACGGGATTTTGGTGTTATTAGAGACTGGAATATGGCATTAGAATCTTTCAAACTGGGGTTTTTGTGCGGAAAGTTAAAAGAAGAAAATCTTAACGTACTTGCAGGACTGTTATTACATATTGCATGGTTATACAGAGAAGCTGAAGATGAACAGAACGAACTCAGATTTATAGAAAATGCTCGTGATTTTTATTTAGAGGTTTACGAAAAAGATACTAGTGGTGACATAAACCTTGCCAGGCTTTTGTACTTACTAGGTGAGCTAGAAAAAAGACTAGGTAATGAAAAAAAAGCAGTGACTTGGTTTTCTAGGATTGTTAATGACAAAAAAATAAGCGATGCTGGAATTATTAGAATGGCCAGGGATAGGTGGCAGGAACTTCGTGCTAAGAAAGGGAGGGGAGATGAAAATTGA
- a CDS encoding HPP family protein, whose product MQVKEVMTENVKTVSPDTPLSKASRIMCDHKISGVPVVDGEEVVSMVTKSDIVQLSLPTALPALKVEKEFPELIEKYIQRLKSASEEKVEKVMSPRDLLWVTPQTQISHAVLIMYINRIKRLPVLDGNKKLMGIISYSDIAEIIADTD is encoded by the coding sequence ATGCAAGTTAAAGAAGTAATGACAGAGAACGTAAAAACAGTAAGTCCAGATACGCCACTCTCTAAGGCTTCTCGAATTATGTGTGATCACAAGATTAGTGGAGTTCCTGTTGTTGATGGAGAAGAAGTGGTATCAATGGTGACAAAATCTGATATTGTCCAACTTTCTTTACCAACAGCACTGCCTGCATTGAAAGTAGAAAAAGAGTTCCCAGAATTGATAGAAAAATATATACAACGACTAAAAAGTGCTTCTGAAGAAAAAGTAGAAAAAGTTATGAGTCCTAGAGATTTGCTATGGGTTACTCCACAAACTCAAATATCCCACGCTGTTTTGATCATGTATATTAATAGGATAAAAAGGCTTCCTGTGTTAGATGGCAACAAAAAGCTAATGGGTATTATATCTTACTCGGATATAGCAGAAATTATTGCAGATACAGATTAA
- the sucC gene encoding ADP-forming succinate--CoA ligase subunit beta, which yields MKLYEYMAKELLGKNGIPVPRGEVAGSTAEAKEKTEEMDTPVALKSQVLSGGRGKAGGIKFAESSEEISEAAEELLDMKIKGYKVDTILIEEKLQIDQELYLSIAIDAVNKKPVVIASKEGGVDIEEVPEDKIVKRHVDPKWGVEPYISREIVDELDLDQIVSKQVTKIMKKIYDLFKNYDAELVEINPLVVSGEKVVAADAKINIDEDALFRHSDLPKISDKTALEKKVEEMGLSFVELEGDIAIMANGAGMAMATLDVIDYFGGSAANFLDAGGGASVKLTKQALEVLLSTNPNAVLINIFGGITRCDDVANALIQVKNETGIPVPLVIRLMGTNDEKGVEMLQENGIKAYRMMDEAAKKVVELAKGHKEGGKKGKKGADVDGNSG from the coding sequence ATGAAACTGTATGAGTACATGGCCAAGGAATTGTTGGGTAAAAATGGAATACCCGTGCCAAGGGGAGAAGTAGCAGGCTCGACTGCCGAGGCAAAGGAGAAAACCGAAGAAATGGATACACCTGTCGCTTTAAAAAGTCAGGTTCTGTCCGGCGGAAGAGGAAAAGCTGGTGGAATTAAGTTTGCTGAGAGCTCTGAAGAAATTTCTGAAGCTGCAGAAGAGCTTTTGGACATGAAGATTAAGGGGTATAAAGTAGACACAATTTTGATAGAAGAAAAGCTTCAAATTGACCAAGAATTATATTTGAGCATTGCTATTGATGCAGTTAATAAGAAACCAGTAGTTATAGCATCCAAAGAAGGTGGCGTTGATATAGAGGAGGTCCCAGAAGATAAAATAGTAAAAAGACATGTGGATCCAAAATGGGGAGTAGAGCCTTATATTTCCAGGGAAATAGTTGATGAATTAGATTTAGACCAAATTGTAAGCAAGCAGGTTACAAAGATTATGAAAAAAATCTATGACCTGTTCAAAAATTATGATGCAGAACTAGTTGAGATTAATCCTTTGGTTGTTTCCGGAGAAAAAGTGGTAGCAGCAGATGCTAAGATTAACATTGATGAAGACGCGCTATTTCGCCACAGTGACTTGCCAAAGATAAGTGACAAAACTGCACTAGAAAAGAAAGTAGAAGAAATGGGACTTTCATTTGTGGAATTAGAAGGTGATATAGCAATCATGGCTAATGGTGCAGGAATGGCTATGGCTACCCTGGACGTTATAGATTACTTTGGTGGTAGCGCTGCTAACTTCCTTGATGCCGGGGGAGGAGCCAGTGTAAAACTTACAAAGCAGGCTCTAGAAGTCTTATTGTCCACTAATCCTAATGCAGTTTTGATAAACATTTTTGGTGGCATTACTAGATGTGATGATGTAGCTAATGCCCTTATTCAGGTCAAAAATGAGACAGGTATCCCTGTACCCCTTGTTATTAGATTGATGGGTACAAATGATGAAAAAGGGGTTGAAATGCTTCAGGAAAATGGTATCAAAGCATATAGGATGATGGACGAAGCGGCCAAAAAAGTTGTTGAGCTTGCTAAGGGGCATAAAGAAGGTGGCAAAAAAGGTAAAAAAGGGGCTGATGTAGATGGCAATTCTGGTTAA
- a CDS encoding FadR/GntR family transcriptional regulator produces MFRPIKHKRVYEEILDQIRELITEGSLKPGDKLMSERAMSEKLQVSRASVREAFSVLSMLGILEGKPGEGTFIKKVPEDSFIKPFAMMLMLDRDSNMEVLETRLTLEVECSALACVRGTDEDIEKIYTYLQKMEEDISEGNLGEYHDGMFHYSIWEATNNNILLRLMNTIYDMIIETMKHSRVKMFEKPGNKKILLEQHKKIYQAIKEKDVEKAREAMREHLLFVNKENQGYFEEK; encoded by the coding sequence ATGTTTAGGCCGATAAAACACAAAAGAGTGTATGAAGAAATTTTGGATCAAATAAGAGAGCTAATAACAGAAGGCAGTCTTAAACCAGGTGATAAATTAATGTCTGAGCGAGCGATGTCAGAGAAGCTTCAGGTTAGTAGGGCTTCTGTTAGGGAGGCTTTTAGTGTGCTATCCATGCTAGGTATATTAGAAGGTAAACCCGGTGAGGGTACTTTTATAAAAAAAGTGCCCGAAGATTCTTTTATAAAACCTTTTGCCATGATGCTCATGCTTGATAGAGATAGTAATATGGAGGTTCTTGAGACCAGATTGACACTTGAAGTTGAATGTTCGGCCCTTGCTTGTGTAAGAGGTACTGATGAGGATATCGAAAAAATATATACGTATCTACAGAAAATGGAGGAAGACATTTCGGAGGGTAACTTAGGGGAGTACCATGATGGTATGTTTCATTATTCAATATGGGAAGCTACTAACAACAATATATTACTTCGCCTAATGAATACTATCTATGACATGATAATTGAAACTATGAAGCATAGCAGAGTAAAGATGTTTGAAAAACCTGGTAACAAAAAAATTTTACTTGAACAGCATAAAAAAATATATCAAGCTATTAAAGAAAAAGATGTGGAGAAAGCAAGAGAAGCAATGCGAGAGCATCTTTTGTTTGTAAACAAAGAAAATCAAGGTTATTTTGAGGAGAAATAA
- a CDS encoding manganese catalase family protein codes for MFKHEKQLLHPVKVDRPNPTYAAMLQEQLGGGNGELKAGLQYISQSFRVKDPEIKDLFLDIGAEELSHMEMIATTINMLLGDELQATSVQGGNIQPHVLGGLSPQLVNASGSPWTGDFINSTGDLAADLLSNIAAEQRAKVVYEQLYRQIDDSGVRETIDFLLNREEAHNALFREALNKVQDKGSNQDFGVDENARLYFNLSTPGQYYSAPQPTPPSFQNPRSN; via the coding sequence ATGTTTAAACATGAAAAGCAGTTACTACATCCAGTAAAAGTAGATAGGCCAAACCCCACTTATGCAGCAATGCTTCAAGAACAGCTTGGTGGAGGGAATGGTGAGCTAAAGGCAGGGCTTCAATATATTTCACAAAGTTTTAGAGTAAAAGATCCAGAAATTAAAGATCTCTTTTTAGATATTGGAGCAGAAGAGCTAAGCCATATGGAAATGATCGCAACAACAATCAACATGCTGCTTGGAGATGAACTGCAGGCAACTTCAGTGCAAGGAGGAAATATCCAACCTCATGTTTTAGGAGGTCTTTCTCCACAGCTTGTCAATGCTTCCGGATCGCCATGGACTGGTGATTTTATAAACAGTACCGGAGACTTAGCAGCAGATCTACTCTCTAACATTGCTGCTGAACAAAGAGCAAAGGTTGTTTACGAACAATTATATAGACAAATAGATGATTCAGGGGTCAGAGAAACTATAGATTTCCTGCTTAATCGAGAAGAAGCACATAATGCACTATTTAGAGAAGCTCTAAATAAAGTTCAGGATAAAGGGTCAAATCAGGATTTTGGGGTAGATGAAAACGCAAGACTATACTTCAACCTTTCTACACCAGGTCAATACTACAGTGCCCCACAGCCTACACCCCCATCATTCCAGAATCCAAGAAGCAATTAA
- a CDS encoding FMN-binding protein: MIAAKIDRFWRFMLLGFIMSLLFPDARAFIMVVLIASVYFYLTIKKFDWSRPIVGLIAIALFAGLFGLNQFADAQMEAATQDALQVVEDGSYTGQAEGHRDIVEVDITISGGEITEVVVSENDTPDYGDAAAEEMSERIIAEQTIQVDTVSGATVTSEAIIEAGENALDEAAGEGTAQPGALVSVISFFTTGLWAGTTLFQLMVVFIIIVFIDFTLQGVLVPNTGQSLNCMNCQACVGVCPVRHVEEDNKPLPMQMALASRLGDYDEVNRLLQYCVGCGRCSGRCPNGVSPVMLGGSSKVIHDELRGEED, from the coding sequence GTGATAGCAGCAAAAATAGACCGCTTTTGGAGATTTATGTTACTTGGGTTTATTATGTCCTTGCTTTTTCCTGATGCCAGAGCTTTTATTATGGTAGTGCTCATTGCAAGTGTTTATTTTTACCTTACGATTAAAAAGTTTGATTGGAGCAGGCCAATTGTAGGCCTTATAGCTATAGCTTTGTTTGCAGGGTTATTTGGACTAAATCAATTTGCAGATGCGCAAATGGAAGCAGCCACTCAGGATGCATTACAGGTTGTTGAGGATGGCAGCTATACCGGTCAAGCAGAAGGGCATAGGGATATAGTAGAGGTAGATATTACAATATCCGGTGGAGAGATTACCGAAGTCGTAGTATCAGAAAACGATACACCTGATTATGGTGACGCGGCAGCAGAAGAAATGTCTGAAAGGATTATTGCAGAACAGACTATTCAAGTAGATACTGTTTCTGGTGCTACTGTAACCAGTGAAGCTATTATAGAGGCAGGAGAAAATGCACTAGATGAAGCTGCAGGTGAAGGAACTGCACAGCCAGGGGCTTTGGTCTCAGTAATATCTTTCTTTACAACAGGGCTTTGGGCAGGTACAACATTATTCCAGCTTATGGTAGTATTTATTATAATTGTATTTATAGATTTTACTTTGCAAGGTGTTTTAGTACCAAACACCGGACAGTCCTTAAATTGCATGAACTGCCAGGCCTGTGTCGGAGTTTGCCCTGTTAGACATGTAGAAGAAGATAATAAGCCATTGCCAATGCAGATGGCTTTAGCATCTAGACTTGGAGATTATGATGAAGTAAATAGGCTATTGCAATATTGTGTTGGGTGTGGCAGGTGTTCAGGAAGATGTCCGAATGGGGTAAGCCCTGTTATGCTTGGAGGTAGTTCCAAAGTAATTCATGACGAATTAAGGGGGGAGGAAGATTAG